Below is a genomic region from Trichoderma asperellum chromosome 2, complete sequence.
GTTGATGAAACCTTGAAAGTACGATGTGCGGAGTATGATTGCGACAAATATGATTGGGGTTACCATTGAAACTGCAGATAGCAGGGAGTATTTGGAGTGGTGACTGAATTCAGGTATGAAAGAAGTGCCTTGAAAACTTCGGGGCTAATCTTGGTAATGACAAATGTGCAGATATTATTTCTGcaagaaatataaatacatAGGCTATCCAATTATAACATTATAATCAATCACAGTACTCGAGATATTGTAGTGTATTTAGTGATTGTCCTTTTAATGCAAATGAGCAATCCAACTCTGGATTTTCTGTTGAATCTGGTCGCTGTTCTTCTCCATGAAGAACATGTGACCATTCCCGTGGATGCCTGCCTTTGGCAATTCAAGGTGGGTTGTTTGACTGCAGCCCGCTTGTTTGAGGTACTTGACCGTGCAGTAATCATAGGGCACATGATACGACGCCTCAGAAGTAACCAAAAGGATGGGCTTGCTTGCTAGATTCGTGAGCTTTCGTGGCGCGGGACTAGGAGCCTGGAGGATGCATTGGGTATGGTTCTTGTCAGGCGCAGGATATATCTTTTGTACAAGATCCACAGCGGAAACGTTGACAGGGGGTGTATAAGTGAGCGGAATGTCAGCCAGTCCCCAAGCACGAGCAGGAGTGGCGCTGAAGATGGCTTCCTGGAAAGGAGGTCCAGTAGGTTCCAAGAGGATGAGCGCCTTGGTGAACTTGGGACGAGCATCGGCAATGACAATGGGCATTAAGCCGCCCTGACTATGCCCAACAAGAATCACGGGCTTTCCAATCTTGTCCAGTAACGCCGCACCAGCTTTTTGAACAGTAAGTTGCTGATACGCGGCGTTGCTGATAAACTGGACATTGGAGCTATAAAAGGTATCGAAGATGGCATCGCCCATAGAGCCATTGCCCGGCCACTGCGTATGAAGGGCAGCCTGTGGCCATAGATTGTAATTCTGAGGGGCGGTGAAGCGTTGCTCGATGATCTCGGCCGAATAAGTCGACGGCTCAACCGCCATATAAGCAGGCTGCCATGGAGAGCGTGCTCGAAGTGTCTGATCCACGAGGTAGATCTCATAACCTTGGTCCAAGAAATGAGACGCCCAGCCACGGCCACCATCAGGCTTGTTCAAGAAATTCTAGACGAGATTAAGCGAACCATCAATTAGCGAGTATCTCTTTGGGGTTAATCGTCAGATGGGATGCGACAGCTGGCATGTCTCGGCTTGGCCCGCGTATTCTGCCCTGACTCAGGAGTCTGATAATAGTACCCATACAGTCACCAGTGGGAGATTTCAAGATGATGATTACAGAACACGCGTGTAGACTGATATAGATGCTGTAAGGAGATATGAAAGTAAACGAGCTTACAGTTCCAGTCTGGGCCTGGCCATGGATAAAGACGATTGGGTTAGGCCGAGTCACCCCTTTGgctggctgcagcctctCGACATACATCTGCTCGCGAAAGATGTGCCCTCCAGCGCCATCATCTGCATAGCCGCCACCAGCATAGAAATAGGAGCGAATCGCGGCGACCTCTGAAGGCGCGGCTGACACGCTGCCGGCATCTGCATAAGCAGAGCCCGAAATAGCTGCCAAGAGGGTAGCAGTGGTGATGAGCCGCATGGCGATAAAACTGAGAGCTCCAATCGGGATGAAACCAACCAAAACCGCCGGTGCGAGTTAGAAGAAAGGCGAGTGCCGGACCTCGTTGCTGTGGATGGCGAGCCAAGCTACAGACGCAGTACACAGCGACAAAGGAGACAGACTAAGGTACTGTGGCACGAGCGATGATACGGTATGTACTATCGCTTGGCGCTTCGTCCTTGCTTTTTGATGCAGCTGAATACGGAAGTCTGGGATTTCCACGTGGAATGCGCGAGTGTGGCAGCTTGGGCCGTGCAGGAGGAAGGAAGGAAGCGAGGTGTCTGGTGCAGCCTCAGATGGAGGGAAGGAGAGCTGCATTCGTATGGAGATGGCTGCTTCCTGCGCCTCGCTGTCTCCTTCCTGGCCTGGGGATTTCCGCTCATCACGCAGGCGGGCCCTTCGGTTGTGTCTCAGAGCTGAGCAGGAGCTGGGCAGGAGCTGGGCAGGGGAAAACTAGACTTTCCCAAAAGGGCCATGTCGAGAGCATGGTTGGTGGATTTGATTCTGCACTATGCCGGTTCAGATTCTACACCAATACGGTAGCCCTGCCAGCACTGCATTTTACGTACCTTGATCGTAAAATTTGATGCGTGCCCCAGGAGACGACAGGCACCGCTGTGCTGTGAAATACTAAGTACATGTCACCCGATGTGGTCTAATACTACTTACGTTTTAGCCTCAAGTATGAGTTCTCCTTAAAGCCAGCATATACGTGGCTGCCTGTGTCTGTGTCTGCAGCGGTCCTTGTGCGTGGTCGTGAGTTCTACTCTACAAAGCAAGCTGAGCTCTGGATTGCCAATCCCCCTAGTTGACAGGTCAAGGGTCATAACCACGCCGCCAGCTTCACTTGTGCATACATAGTATATACCTGTACTATAACTTAGGTAGTTGCTGCAGGGTTCATAGCTGCTAGACGCTCTTAATCGTATTAGTATAGTCCAAGCACTGCTTCGTACGAAGGAATATCATCCTCACAAGCGCATTTCTAGCATGCTGCTAATAGAGGTATTATTTGACTAGTAGGTATTTGCTAGCTCTTCAACCCCTGCTCTGGAGTCAATAACGACGCATTGTGCGACGATCCCAGCAAAATCGACGGCTGCAGATTTTCCTTGCTTTTTCCCCCGATGCTCGAACGCCTCGACCTCCAAACGCTCTGCCCGCATCAGCACTGCTGCTCGAAATTTTACCAGGCTCCTGGGTTCAATCCTTGTCAGCCGCATTTCCCCTTCGACAATCCAATGGGCTTGGCTTCATTTCTCACCGCGGTGTCGCAGTGCTAGCGGTGGCGGAGGTGCTAACGCCTGATGGAGCAAGGACCGGCTTCTGGCCTGACCATGATGTGCCATCCCACCTGGATACGACCGTGCTGCACCGTCGGCAAACGAAGTGCGAAGTATGGGCCGGTAGCAGTTAGCAGCGAGTTCATGCATTCTTAGCAGGTGCTAAAACACTGGGACGGAGCACAACCCCATTGGAAATGCGAAACATGTTGTCGAACGCCATCATTTAGGCGAACTGGCCTATGCCGACGAACAGAAACAAACATTCAGCCAACGACGAGATGATATGCATTGACGAGATCACAAATAACACCTGTCAGAACGCTTAGCACCGCAATAGTCGCACTGTAAGAACCCCATATACGGACGGCTACGGCCCGCGTAAACCGCTAGTCGAAAGACTTTTATGCTTAGTGGTTTTACCTACTGGCTAGAGTTCTCCGCCACGGCAGTGGCAGGTACTAGGCCCGGGTCTCGCTCAGTCAGTAAGCTGATGTCGGCCGTATGCTGGGCACTGTACTAGTAATGGCATCCCCACGCCATCCCTCCCTAATATATTGCGCCCCAGCAAGAGAGCCTCTCCAGCCGCAACATGTTCCTCGTAAGGCGTCTCAAGGGCCAGCCCCTATACGTTTACAGTCATACCTGTGGAATCAATTCTTTCTTCAGTTGCTCGCTTCCAGCTCCGAATGGCACCCTTGCCAGCCCTGTAAACTGCGCGGACCACACGGACCACAGGCCGGTTGATGATGCCAACGCCACGGATGAGATCCCAGCaaggcagctgctgctcttgagACGGAGCATTTTGCATGAGTCCATCTTGATCGTCAACTGCTCCACCGTCTTAATCCGCCGTGGCCCGCTGCCCGTTGATGATCTTCTAGTGAGAGAACTCAATCTCACTCTGACTCCATCTATTCTGATCTTGGTTGTTCTTTTCAATAACCTCCCCTTCTCGCTCGTCACATCCACTGCTGGTCCATGAAGTAGGATGCCTGGAAGGACACCGACGCAGCCATGGATCCCACGCTTCTTATCCACTGGCTCTTCTCCTGGCTGGCCCTCCTCATCATGGCCCTCAGACTTTGGGGGAGGAAATATGTGCGACAGTCCTTCAACAGGGGCGACTATCTCACAATGGCAGCTTGCGCCTGTGCCCTCATAAGGCTCGGCATGATTCACGTTGTGTTAATTTGGGGCACTAACAACATGACGGCTGCCCAGCGCGCAAATCATCACTTTACTCCTACTGAGATCTATCAGCGGGAGATCGGCAGCAAATTGACCATCACGAACCGAGTCTTCTACAACTCTTAGTCAGTATGCCCCATGGAGTTTCCTTTGCATAAAGTACATCTAGCGAAATGAGGATCTAACACTCAAGGGGCGTGATTGCAGTCTTTGGTTGCAGAAGCTCGTACTTCTAGATCTCTATCAACGACTCATTCAGGATCTACCTTACGAGAAATGGCTAATTCGGGCGTATCTTGCTGTATTCTTTCTTACATATACAACCGTCCAGGTTTTGACCTTTGCTGAGTGCAAGCCCTTTTACCTCTACTGGCAGGTTCTCCCTGCTCCAGGTATGGTTAAAGCTTTTCCTTTACGATAGTACCCCCCTTTTTGCCTCTCTAACTGTTAGCATAGGTCCTTGTGCAGAGGCTCAGGTCCAACTGATTGCGCTCGGTGTCCTCAACATTGTAACCGACTTCATGTTGATTATTCTACCGCTTCCAGTCATTTTCAAGCTTAAAGCGCCGACGAGTCGAAAAGCCCAGCTGATTATACTCTTCACGCTCGGGAtattcatcatcctcatcaccatcatccgACTGCCCATTAATTCCCATAACTCAACTAGCCAGGTCAACCGTACAACTTGGGCGAGCACCGAACTCTTGACGGCTGCTTTTGTGGTCAATGCCCCGACGCTCTACTCATTCTGGAATAAGAGACAGCGAGATAAATCAGGACCTCAAGTAAAAGGAGATAGTGAAAACGGCAAGGCGAGTGGCCAGATCGCCTTGGAAACGATAGGCGGCAGTACCTTTTCCGGTGACGGGAGTAAAAAGCGCAAGTCGAGTGCAGGCGTATTGGTGACGAAAGACGTCACTGTAACCGAATACAGGAGGAGCGGTGACTACATCAAACTGGCTGACGAGCGAGATCATATGTCACAAAAGTCAAACCAGCAAGGGGATTTCTAATTCGGCTATTATTTACGATTCAtgtctcctttttctcttgtcaATCAGCATATCTATCTTATGAGAAATACTGTTACGATTTTTCACCAAGAGTTTATACAAAAATTCACGGATCAAAGTAAAACTGATGCCCTCACATACACAATAGAGCCCATCTTCACATTCAACCTTCGTGCCTACAGGATACACGCGACACAGAGCACTCTCGTAAGTTATAGCTCTTGGCTAGGTACTTCTAATGCTTTCTACTCCTCGTCTTACCACCCTTCCAGCGTAACTTCCCAACCCACTCCGCAAACTTTCTaacctcctcttcctctaaTAAAAGCTCAACCGTGTAATAATATCTCGCCAAATCTTCATGATTCTTAAAGCGGTGTACGAATCTGTGACATGCGCCACACAGCCACGCCACGTTTTGCAAATCCTCTTTGCGGTGCCATCCGCGCTTGACGGCTTTATCGTGCACAAAGCGAGGAATGAGGTGATGATATGATAAGGGGATCCAAGAACGCTCACAAATCTCGCAGGCGTCTGTGCGAGTCGATGCCGTAGCCGGCGGTGGCTCGATGAGGGGAGTGAGATATGATGTGAGAATGGGGAGCAGGAATGCCTCAGGGGTACATGGGAGATTTGAAATCTGAGACAGGTCTGGGGAAATAAGATTATACGTGACGAGCGTCTCGCAGATGGAAGTCGGCAAGACGAGCTCTGACAGGCTATCCTCCGTTAGGGGCAGGGAATACTGCGTCTGTAGCGCTTCGGACTCTCTCCATGAGCGGTAGTCCAGTTCCTGTAAATCCTGCGGAAGGTTCTGAAAGATGCCGTCGGCCAGGTAGTCGATGAAGTCGGCGAGTTCCTGGGCGTCCCGCTCCGGATCCGCGACCGGCGCCGGTGACGTCGGCCCCGCCTTGGCTCGCCTCCTACGCTTCGGCTCCGGCGCGGGCGTTGCGGGCTGGAGTATCGTGGTGGAGAGACAGTCTCGAAAGAGTGGGTAGTTGAGGCTTTCCTCGTCAAGCATTGTCTCGTTTAAATGCAATGAAACGATTGCTCAGATAGATCGGATCGACCGGCAATCGGCTATGCGAGATGCTGAGCGCTCTTGTTCGGCTAACGTAGAGTGACGATGTGATTGGGCGGCTGGTGGCCGGATTGGGGAATGTACACTTTCTAGATTGAGGGGTTGCGGATAATAGTTCTACAGAACATGCTTGATTACCGAGGATAGGCAGTCTATATAGGTATCATACCTGATAGGATATATCGTTTTAAACACATTACGGTGACTTCCATAAAACAGTGATGCTACTCCTGTCGTAGAATCTTGCAGAATTCCCTCGAGCTTTATCGTCTGTATTCCGGTAGTTGAGTCCCTTGCCGAGTCGCATCTTGCAGCCTGCAAGCTAACTGGTTGCCGCCTGACTCATCGGCTTCACTTATTAGTTCTTTACCCTGGACAGCTGAAAGCATGGCTCCAACCACCATTGCATTTGACCTATACGGGACTATCCTGTCCACCGACTCCATTGTGAAAGAGCTGACTAAACTGTTCGGAGATGAAAAAGCCAAGATCGTTGCGACGCAGGCCCGGCGCTACCAATTGGAGTATTCTTGGCGGATTAATAGCATGGGTGAGTAGTTTCCCTGCCCTGCTCCGCTGTAATATAGAGTACAAATTAATGTTCCCGCCAAGGCATGTACCAATCGTTTGGCGAGTTAACGCGATGGTCATTCCGGCATGCTGCCGCAGAAGCCGGCGAGGAGCTGTCaccagatgaagaggataaaGTAATGAACGCCTACAATGGCCTAGACGCATTTCCCGAGGTTGAGGCAGGTCTCGCCCTCATTGCCAAGACTCCCGCAGTGGAAGCCTATGTCTTCTCCAATGGCACTGAATCTATGATCGCATCGTCGCTACGCACATCCCCATCACTAGCTAGATCTAGCTCTGTCCTACCAACGTCCCGCGTCGTTAGTGTTGACCCTATAAGAGTGTTTAAGCCTGACCGACGGACGTATGAGCACTTCGCCAAAGTGGCGGGTATGGAGTCACAGGTGGATAGATTGTGGTTGGTGTCTTCGAATCCTTTCGACGCTCTGGGCGCGAGGGCTGCGGGCTGGAGGAGTGCTTGGGTCAATCGAAATCCCGATCTTGGCTGGATCGATGGACTGAGCGGTGCGGTTGGATTGAAGCCGACGGTGATTGCGAAAGGCGTCGACGAGGCTGTGAGGAAGATTATTGAGATTGATATCGAGGGCAAACCGGTAGATGGCTGATGTAGTAGTAGGAGTAATGCACTCTAAAGCTGAACATCTCGTACCTATCTTCATATCTGCCTATGTCAGATTAGTCTGACATGCAGAGTACTCGCAGCCATCTTATTGATATATTCATCAGTGGCAgatctataataataatttccACGATATATGCAGAATGGTCTGCATTATCTCGTGCTTTGActcaggtacatgtacctatgcAGCAATAGCATGGCGCTATAGCGTTGTGGCGCTCGCTGTGATCCTTGCAACTGCTATCGATACGCGTGACGCAGCTTCCATTTTCAACAGGCACTTGCTCTGCTTCTTACAACCTCCCAATTCTTCAAACCTCGACATTCACATTGGATTTTTTAACCCCAAACAGAACTTTTTCACTTCTCAAACtactttccttcttcttggctacTCCCGTTCATTCAATTCTACTGCATTCCCATACGACTCAAGAAGTTCGCATCAGCAGTTATGGCTTCAAAGGAAGACCGTAGCTCCCATAGCTCGTCGCACCGACATCGCGATAGACATGATGATTGTGAGCATGGCTTCAGACATCAAGGGACATGGAAGCTAACAGAAACAAGCACCTCGCCGCGACCGTGACAATAGCCGAGAAAGACAAAGGCGGCGCGACCGACGAAGATCTCGAACGCCGGACGACTCTTCTCGGAGACATCGTAGCCGTGACAGGGACCGAGAAAGAAGACGTGATAGAGATCGGGACCGAAGTGGCGACCGTGAAAGAAGATCTAGACGTTCCcccgaagaaagagagagccgTCGGCGTCCACGGCACAATCGCTCCGGCGATGACGACTCTGAGCGCGACAGCCGCGCATTAGCTCGGCGTCAGGATGGCCCTCCTGTCAGAAGATCGGGACCACTGCCCTCACAGGCAGATTCTTTTGCGGGCACAGCACAGGGAGACGGCGACCCTGAGAAGCCCAAGGAGAAGCCTAATATGGGAAACACAGGCCGGCTAGCGGCCTTGTCCAACTCGGTTGCCCAGGCAGACGGCACGTCAATCGTGCTCAAGTATCACGAGCCGGGAGAAGCACGAAAACCACCGCCGAGTGATCACTGGAAGCTTTTTGTATTCAAAGGCGGAGATATCATCGACACTATAGAATTGAGTGCAAGGAGCTGCTGGCTAATAGGACGAGAGATGGCTGTGGTTGACCTCCTCGCGGAGCATCCGAGTCTCAGCAAACAGCACGCTGTCATTCAGTTCCGCTACACCGAGAAACGAAATGAATATGGCGACAAAATCGGCAAAGTAAAGCCGTATGTGATTGATTTAGAGAGCGCCAATGGAACTATCTTGAATGACGAAAAGATCCCTAGCAGTAGGTATCTCGAGTTGAGGGACAAAGACATGCTGCTGTTTGGGCACAGTACGCGAGAATATGTCATCATGCTGGCTCCAAAGGATTAGGGATCACGTCGGAGCTATTCAAGAAGACAGCCTGACACTGCCACGAAGAGCAGTGATAAACCTCCGACTACTCGAAGCACTGAATGGTGGTGACATGGAAGAACCCACCAATCTAGGCTATTATGTATGCCTGCTTCATGAATTTTATTATCAATATCCATCCAAGTGTAGCAAGATAACAACAGTGTATCTAGGGGTTATAAGAGGGAGCTGTTTGCACCATTgttcacacacacacacacctaGCTATAGAATGCTACTTTCATGACCACACCGATTCCTAGGGTAACGGGACAGTTGGAGTTTGTAATGGTAATTTTAGAAAGAGAATATCTTCAATAGCTCTACTACTTCTAGCCTTGATCATCGAGGCTGCCAAAACACATATGCTAAGCGTCAACAGGAGAAGAGATTTTAGTTTAAGCAAACAATACCTATTCAATCTTAATTGATACGACGCATGCTATTTGCAGCTCGAGTCAGTATTCCTTTTTTGTGGCGGTTTAATGATGGGAAGTAGAGGAGCATGATGTGGTTGTTTGTATGTAGTATGAGATGTGAGAGCGCATGCCGGGATCGGTGAAGCTGCTACTACTTGTTGTTAgtgctgttgatgatgctgataaTGATGCAATATCTGTATTAAACTAATATTTTCATGTAATTTCGCTGCAAGAGAATGACACCCCCTTTGCGTTTGTGTCTTGGACGCCTTCTCCTGCTCGCAGTTTCGTTGCGGATgctgccccccccccccccccccactTCACCATAGAGAGGCGTCGCCATTGAGCACATCGTCACCAAATTAATTGAAGTAGGGCGGTGTTCTGAATCGTCGCAGGAAGAGGTAGCGACCGATCCTTGTAAAAGACGGTGGAGCCTAGGCGGTTAATCGTCCCAAATTCCTGTAGTTGCGGTCGCAACTAAGGGTGGAAAGACTACCTAAATGTAGCTGCTTCTGTTAATTTCTTGAGTCTGCTCTCTTtgattaataaatctttcaAGATGGCCATGAATTTGTTGGTTTGGTGCAGTCTTTTGTGAGGTCCGATTCGTGTGGGGTAGAGCAATCTGGGTCCCCAGTCGATAGAGAATCCATGCCCGAATTGGCCCTGCAACATGCCACATGACAACTATCGTGAGATTTATAGCGCTGCAAGATCAGATCGTAAGGCTGTTAGGGGTGGGCGCGCTTAAGCTTGGTTGCCGCGGTGCCACAACCAGGGGGGGTTCATTCAGATATAGACATTTAACAAGAGGAAATGGCTGTAACCGGATTAAAGGAAATACAAAGCTTTGATATGAAGTGAACTCAGACAAATCTTTTCCAACAAATGTATAAATCTCAATCAagaaagtaaatttattggCCGGTATTGTCAGCGATTACAACCAGCTCAAGTTTCCTTTGCAGTACgtgagagaaggagaaaaagaaaagcggaTTCAGCAAGGAAATCCGCATTTTAGTCGCCGGTGTTATCATTTCTCCTCAAACGGGGAGTCTTTCAACCGCTGGATATTTGTCTCAGCTGCCTAGAGAACCCACAGATATCGTAGTGGTGGAGCTGAAGCAAGCGGTGTGATTTCGGCGTTTCAATCATCGCCGATTCAAGAGAATCGCCCGATGAGAAATATTTATGAAATCCGCTCTGACGCACCTGTGGAGACAGCAATTATGCCAGTTCCTGAAATAGCCACTTACTTGGCTGATATTCTCGCTCACTACGGGGGAATAGGTAGCAGCATATTTTCGGAATGAGATGTTTGTACTGCAAGGGCATCAGGTTGCCGTCCCCTTCCGTATTCGCGAAATAGGAAGCCAACAGTGCAGTACAGTATTAAGTACTGTAGTGCACATTTCTACGCATTGTAACCTTTCAAGTATACATATAATACAGTAATAAGAAACAAGGCTCCATCATTAGAGCTCGAAGAGCTTTCCTTCAAACATGAAACTAGTGAGGTTGGCTGTAAATCAGATCGAACTAGGTGTGACACATGGCGTTTTAAGATTATGCTGCCATAAAAGGAATATGATAGGCTTCttagcaagaaaaaaaaagtctggTATCATATGCATCTCGGGTTGCAAATACCGAGTTCATCCTCGTTCTCTATACCAGATTAGAACTGTGGCCTGTTAGATTCACCAAGACAGCAAATTACACGAATagtgtactccgtaccgaTATGATACAACAAGGTTGCCGACTGTATCCAGTCAGCTTTTGGTAAAAGATTAGCGCTGTTATGTATGTGGGTAGTTACACCGAGGCAGAAAGTTCCGCTGTATCTATCCGCATAGGGAGCCTTTTGCGCGCGGCTCTTTGCCCCCCCCCTGCGCAGAAGCAAGTGCTAGGGCTTGCAGAGCTATGCATTTTATCCAATCAAGATGATATCAGGGATCAAACAAGTGGTTGCCAAGGCGTCCAAAAAAGTGAGCAAGGACACAGGTccagttgttgttgccgaTCATATTCCCGATTCATGCACAAGATCAACCTGACGGCGGCATAATGGGCTATGCTCAAGCATTACGGGATACTTTGTAGGCCAACCTAATTATGGCTTGGATCGAACAAGGGAGGGAGGAAAATTTTCATCGTAAAAGTCCCTGAGAGATTTACTGCCGATCCATGGCGTGTTTTTGAACTGCTTCCGATTATATATTCCGCAGAATACTAACGATTGCTTCATCTTGGTTCCTCACCAGAGTCTGCTTGATGGCTTGAATagaataaataattagtCTCATTGGCTTCATTGCTGATCTGGGGATATGAATCTGGGGGTGGAAATGGCAGTGCCCACTAAAGAAGCAGTTTCTTGTAGCGTTTTGCAAGCGAGTATAATAGTGGGCAATGGAAGCAGAGCATTACCAttagtagtatatataaacaacGTATATTGACCCACCCAATGTCTCCGACCTTTGTACCCGCGAGTCAGACCTCCAGACTATACCCGTTATTTCTACAAGTATTGTGTATCTCATACTCAACAATTCTAAGTGAAAGCTATGTATAGTACTTATGCCGTGGCAATAGCCATTATTCGATTGGTTAGGTGGTATCAGTATTAAGGAGTAAGGGTCCTGCAGCATGACGCAGCCGCTATTGAAAAGAGACAAGGTGCGTCGAAGTACCTGGTATACCAAGGGACGGACCAACTGCAAGATACAGATATGGTGAGGGTGAAGAAATTGCATGTGCTTGTACCTTTTCTGTTGTACGAGCACGGACTTTGTAGGCCTCCTGGACAGGTACTACTCGTATCACTTACTTGATACATGCCTGTAAGTACTCCACAAACTCCTAGGTCAGTATCCATATCAATGCTTCAGTCTCCATATCAGTACATAGGAGAATGGAGTTCAAAATCGAATGTTATCACCAATCCGAATTGGACAAGCTCAGAGGTCAGCCCCATTTCAGGGGTCTTACGCAGCTAGAGCCGGTGACATTTGGCGGGAATATGACGTCAGAAGAGTTCGATCTTCGACGCCgccatggtggtggtgaggatCCTTATGCAGGAAACGTCGACGGTACAATACTGAGAAATCATTGTGCTGTGTCCGAATGTACAGAACGATAACaaaaagggagggagaaaGGTCCATTGAAGATGGGGTTGGCAGATTCTATGCGGCGTACACTGTAGACTGTCAATATTAGGCACTTGACGCCAGCCGGGGCCCTGGAACGCTGGGCGGCCGGGCTCCGGCTTGGCTGAGCCGACGCGGAACGGCAGCCACAGGCGAGGCGCTTTGTGCTCTGGCAGTAGCCATACTCGGTTAGAGGAATCGCATCCATCTGTAGCTGTTCCCTCGTGGGAAAGCGCTGCTGGCTTGGCGGGATGCTGGGCAGGAGCTTCCAGCTGCCGATCTTTGCAGTACACAATGCCTCGATAGTGGGACAAATTACGTCGGTGGTGGGACACATGGGACTCAGCGACGGTACATGCTGCAGGTTGAAGCTGGTACTGCCGATCCTTCTGTCCCAGCGGTGAATCTGCacc
It encodes:
- a CDS encoding uncharacterized protein (EggNog:ENOG41~SECRETED:SignalP(1-19)), coding for MRLITTATLLAAISGSAYADAGSVSAAPSEVAAIRSYFYAGGGYADDGAGGHIFREQMYVERLQPAKGVTRPNPIVFIHGQAQTGTNFLNKPDGGRGWASHFLDQGYEIYLVDQTLRARSPWQPAYMAVEPSTYSAEIIEQRFTAPQNYNLWPQAALHTQWPGNGSMGDAIFDTFYSSNVQFISNAAYQQLTVQKAGAALLDKIGKPVILVGHSQGGLMPIVIADARPKFTKALILLEPTGPPFQEAIFSATPARAWGLADIPLTYTPPVNVSAVDLVQKIYPAPDKNHTQCILQAPSPAPRKLTNLASKPILLVTSEASYHVPYDYCTVKYLKQAGCSQTTHLELPKAGIHGNGHMFFMEKNSDQIQQKIQSWIAHLH
- a CDS encoding uncharacterized protein (TransMembrane:2 (i72-90o110-130i)) — protein: MFLVRRLKGQPLYVYSHTCGINSFFSCSLPAPNGTLASPVNCADHTDHRPVDDANATDEIPARQLLLLRRSILHESILIVNCSTVLIRRGPLPVDDLLVRELNLTLTPSILILVVLFNNLPFSLVTSTAGP
- a CDS encoding uncharacterized protein (EggNog:ENOG41~TransMembrane:7 (o6-25i37-60o95-112i124-146o171-194i206-226o238-261i)), translated to MDPTLLIHWLFSWLALLIMALRLWGRKYVRQSFNRGDYLTMAACACALIRLGMIHVVLIWGTNNMTAAQRANHHFTPTEIYQREIGSKLTITNRVFYNSYLWLQKLVLLDLYQRLIQDLPYEKWLIRAYLAVFFLTYTTVQVLTFAECKPFYLYWQVLPAPGPCAEAQVQLIALGVLNIVTDFMLIILPLPVIFKLKAPTSRKAQLIILFTLGIFIILITIIRLPINSHNSTSQVNRTTWASTELLTAAFVVNAPTLYSFWNKRQRDKSGPQVKGDSENGKASGQIALETIGGSTFSGDGSKKRKSSAGVLVTKDVTVTEYRRSGDYIKLADERDHMSQKSNQQGDF
- a CDS encoding uncharacterized protein (EggNog:ENOG41): MLDEESLNYPLFRDCLSTTILQPATPAPEPKRRRRAKAGPTSPAPVADPERDAQELADFIDYLADGIFQNLPQDLQELDYRSWRESEALQTQYSLPLTEDSLSELVLPTSICETLVTYNLISPDLSQISNLPCTPEAFLLPILTSYLTPLIEPPPATASTRTDACEICERSWIPLSYHHLIPRFVHDKAVKRGWHRKEDLQNVAWLCGACHRFVHRFKNHEDLARYYYTVELLLEEEEVRKFAEWVGKLRWKGGKTRSRKH